In a genomic window of Piliocolobus tephrosceles isolate RC106 chromosome 1, ASM277652v3, whole genome shotgun sequence:
- the CRCT1 gene encoding cysteine-rich C-terminal protein 1, translating into MSSQQSAASAKGFSKGSSQGPAPCPAPAPIPAPASSSSCCGGGCCGSGGGCCGDSGCCGSSSTSCCCFPRRRRRQRSSGCCCCGGGSQRSQRSNNQSSGCCSGC; encoded by the coding sequence ATGTCCTCTCAACAGAGCGCCGCTTCCGCCAAAGGCTTTTCCAAGGGGTCATCCCAGGGCCCCGCTCCGTGTCCCGCCCCTGCGCCCATCCCGGcgcccgcctcctcctcctcctgctgcggCGGCGGCTGCTGCGGCTCCGGCGGCGGCTGCTGCGGTGACTCGGGGTGCTGCGGCTCCAGCTCCACCAGTTGCTGCTGCTTCCCAAGGAGACGCCGCCGGCAGCGGAGtagtggctgctgctgctgcgggGGCGGCAGCCAGAGGTCCCAGCGCTCCAACAACCAGAGCTCAGGTTGCTGCTCTGGCTGCTGA